A DNA window from Candidatus Cybelea sp. contains the following coding sequences:
- a CDS encoding dihydroorotate dehydrogenase electron transfer subunit, with protein MPAIEYDSRVHVTRVADRRELAPGVILLGLEAPELVRATRPGQFVMAIPPAGESAATALGIYEAEGTRASLLFFITGKRTHELAELRVGEPLGLIGPLGNGFDLSSVPQRAAIVAGGVGIASVLLAAQALVRSGASVELLYGARTSELLVDAERFGEAGCELVLATDDGSRGRHGFVTELLGERPAPDLILACGPTPMLRAVGAIAAELGVPAQLSLEETFACGVGGCWGCVVPLARSSAQAPSFPPASRGGSDVVFARVCKEGPVFRSDELQW; from the coding sequence ATGCCGGCGATCGAATACGACTCCCGCGTTCACGTCACGCGCGTCGCCGACCGACGCGAACTCGCTCCCGGGGTGATTCTCCTGGGTTTGGAAGCGCCGGAGTTAGTGCGCGCGACGCGCCCCGGTCAATTCGTCATGGCGATTCCGCCTGCCGGCGAATCGGCCGCGACGGCGCTGGGCATTTACGAAGCCGAAGGCACGCGAGCGAGCCTGCTGTTTTTTATAACGGGCAAGCGGACGCACGAGCTTGCCGAGTTACGGGTCGGCGAGCCGCTCGGCCTGATCGGCCCACTAGGTAACGGCTTCGACCTGTCGAGCGTTCCACAGCGCGCGGCAATCGTTGCCGGCGGCGTGGGCATCGCGTCGGTCCTGCTGGCGGCACAAGCGCTCGTGCGATCCGGTGCGAGCGTCGAATTGCTGTACGGAGCGCGTACGAGCGAGCTGCTGGTGGATGCGGAGCGCTTCGGCGAGGCCGGCTGCGAACTCGTCTTGGCGACCGACGACGGCAGTCGCGGACGGCATGGATTCGTGACCGAGTTGTTGGGGGAGCGTCCTGCCCCCGATCTGATCTTAGCCTGCGGTCCGACGCCGATGCTGCGCGCGGTCGGCGCGATCGCCGCTGAGCTCGGGGTTCCCGCGCAGCTGTCCCTGGAAGAGACGTTTGCATGCGGCGTCGGCGGGTGCTGGGGATGCGTCGTGCCGCTCGCGCGTTCGAGCGCACAGGCGCCGAGCTTTCCACCCGCTTCGCGCGGCGGCAGCGACGTCGTGTTCGCGCGCGTTTGCAAAGAAGGGCCGGTGTTCCGCAGCGACGAGTTGCAATGGTAA
- a CDS encoding dihydroorotate dehydrogenase gives MVSLETDIGGLRLSHPTLMGSGCYGSGDEFAPFVDQTAIGAIVLKSVTRLPRLGNPTPRLVRTPAGMLNAIGLQNPGIDWYVERELPKYAGRACPLVGSVAGFSVDDYAYVCERLAADDAIAAVELNISCPNVASEGETFACDPALAAKVVKTARTTTDKPLIVKLSPNVTDIAAVAVEVESAGADALAVINTVRGMGIDVETWRPRLGNVTGGLSGPAIRPIAVLAVYEVARAVTIPIVGQGGIETVTDALEFFLAGAAAVAIGTANFTDPRTPERIANGLRDYLQQRGIASIREIVGKANVGLADAHEYEGDEG, from the coding sequence ATGGTAAGTTTAGAGACCGACATCGGAGGTCTGCGGCTGTCGCATCCGACGCTGATGGGCAGCGGTTGCTACGGCTCGGGTGACGAGTTTGCTCCGTTCGTGGATCAAACGGCCATCGGCGCGATCGTGCTCAAGAGCGTTACGCGCCTGCCGCGGCTGGGGAATCCGACCCCGCGTTTGGTTCGCACCCCGGCCGGGATGCTCAACGCCATCGGCTTGCAGAATCCCGGAATCGATTGGTACGTCGAACGCGAACTGCCGAAGTATGCCGGCCGAGCGTGTCCGCTCGTCGGCAGCGTAGCCGGCTTCAGCGTCGACGACTACGCATACGTGTGCGAGCGGCTCGCGGCCGACGACGCGATTGCCGCCGTGGAGTTGAATATCTCATGTCCGAACGTGGCCAGCGAAGGCGAGACGTTCGCCTGCGATCCGGCGCTGGCGGCCAAGGTGGTCAAAACGGCGCGCACGACGACCGACAAGCCGCTGATCGTCAAGCTCTCTCCCAACGTGACGGATATCGCCGCCGTCGCCGTCGAGGTCGAGTCCGCCGGCGCGGACGCATTGGCGGTCATCAATACGGTGCGCGGGATGGGGATTGACGTCGAGACTTGGCGGCCGCGGTTGGGCAACGTGACCGGCGGACTCTCGGGCCCGGCGATTCGCCCGATCGCGGTGCTGGCCGTGTACGAGGTGGCGCGTGCGGTCACGATTCCGATCGTCGGACAAGGCGGCATCGAGACCGTCACGGATGCGCTCGAATTCTTTTTGGCCGGCGCCGCGGCGGTCGCGATCGGTACGGCGAACTTCACCGACCCGCGCACGCCCGAGCGCATCGCCAACGGCCTGCGCGACTATTTGCAGCAG